The Episyrphus balteatus chromosome 4, idEpiBalt1.1, whole genome shotgun sequence genome includes a window with the following:
- the LOC129919646 gene encoding 26S proteasome non-ATPase regulatory subunit 7 encodes MPSAEVTVNKVIVHPLVLLSVVDHFNRMGKIGNQKRVVGVLLGCWRSKGVLDVSNSFAVPFDEDDKDKSVWFLDHDYLENMYGMFKKVNARERVVGWYHTGPKLHQNDIAINELVRRYCPNSVLVIIDAKPKDLGLPTEAYIAVEEVHDDGTPTSKTFEHVPSEIGAEEAEEVGVEHLLRDIKDTTVGSLSQKITNQLQGLKGLNAQLKDIKNYLQKVGDGKLPINHQIVYQLQDIFNLLPDITSDQFTETMYVKTNDQMLVVYLASMVRSIIALHNLINNKLTNRDAEEGKKEEGKDKKEKDNKDAKDKDKKEEKTDKSKDEKVKK; translated from the exons ATGCCGTCTGCAGAAGTTACTGTAAATAAAGTCATTGTGCATCCATTGGTGTTGCTCAGTGTGGTTGACCATTTTAATCGTATGGGAAAAATCGGCAATCAAAAACGCGTTGTTGGAGTGCTCCTTGGTTGCTGGCGATCAAAAGGCGTCCTTGATGTATCAAATAGTTTTGCtg TTCCCTTCGACGAAGATGACAAAGACAAATCTGTTTGGTTCCTTGATCATGACTATTTAGAGAATATGTATGGCATGTTTAAGAAGGTCAATGCCCGCGAAAGAGTTGTCGGTTGGTATCACACCGGACCCAAACTCCATCAAAACGATATTGCTATCAACGAACTTGTTCGCCGATACTGCCCCAACTCTGTCTTGGTAATAATCGACGCTAAACCAAAAGATCTCGGCCTTCCAACTGAAGCATACATTGCCGTCGAAGAGGTTCATGATGATGGAACACCCACAAGCAAGACATTCGAGCATGTTCCCAGTGAAATTGGCGCCGAGGAGGCCGAAGAAGTTGGTGTGGAGCATCTTTTGCGTGACATTAAGGACACAACTGTTGGCAGTCTCtcacaaaaaattaccaatcaATTGCAAGGCTTGAAAGGTCTTAATGCCCAATTGAAAGACATTAAGAACTACCTACAGAAAGTTGGCGATGGCAAATTGCCCATCAATCATCAAATTGTCTATCAACTGCAGGATATCTTTAATCTTCTGCCCGACATCACATCAGATCAATTCACAGAGACGATGTATGTGAAGACAAACGATCAGATGTTGGTTGTTTATTTGGCCTCGATGGTGCGTTCAATTATTGCTCTGCATAATTTGATTAATAACAAGTTGACGAATCGAGATGCCGAAGAGGGCAAGAAAGAAGAAGGCAAAGATAAGAAGGAGAAAGATAACAAAGATGCAAAGGATAAGGATAAAAAGGAAGAGAAAACTGATAAAAGTAAAGATGAGAAAGTAAAGAAGTAA
- the LOC129917967 gene encoding uncharacterized protein LOC129917967, protein METVASSSTQRQSDVSQLLARNESTNRIIQDILQRQKSFKDDPERSIHPSYTDFKVPYHMTCRLRYCKKMNEYEKQFQRELNEMLNHQPTAYDAARFNRHLCITTLWRPLHNRKEIDYFQRNFFRMNPRQKKRLEFIMNTKMI, encoded by the exons atggaaACTGTCGCAAGCTCCTCAACACAGCGTCAATCTGATGTTTCTCAACTGCTTGCAAGAAATGAGAGTACCAACAGAATAATTCAAGATATTCTACaaaggcagaaatcattcaaaGATGATCCAGAGAGAAGCATTCATCCAAGCTACACTGATTTCAAAGTTCCCta TCATATGACATGTCGCTTGCGATATTGCAAAAAGATGAACGAATACGAAAAGCAATTTCAGCGGGAACTGAATGAAATGCTGAATCATCAGCCAACAGCATACGATGCTGCAAGATTTAATAG GCATTTATGTATAACAACACTGTGGCGACCCTTGCACAATCGCAAAGAAATCGATTATTTCCAAAGAAATTTCTTCAGAATGAATCCTCGTCAAAAGAAACGACTTGAGTTTATAATGAATACCAAAATGATTTAA
- the LOC129919833 gene encoding probable RNA-binding protein 18 isoform X2, with the protein MGWQFGYSSHRFDMLFHKNGPLVGQSRGYAFVTFKSADSSVKALHKLNGQYIGKKPLAVRLAKNLNYDELEKPKPRIEIPALGTRPVDSTISKEDAIRAIEAKLNVLEKRTLDEEIEMTNNSSTCQTPIIQKYQFNKNNDGSSSTRGGFGTRMQFVKHRGSSRPYNRNSRPKRR; encoded by the exons ATGGGTTGGCAATTTGGATACTCGTCTCACCGA TTCGATATGCTCTTCCATAAGAATGGCCCGCTTGTTGGCCAATCTCGAGGATATGCCTTTGTAACATTTAAATCG GCTGACTCAAGTGTAAAAGCACTCCATAAACTAAATGGACAGTACATTGGAAAGAAACCACTTGCAGTGCGATTAGCCAAAAATCTCAATTAT GATGAATTAgaaaagccaaaaccacgaatagAAATTCCCGCTTTAGGTACCCGCCCTGTGGATTCGACAATTAGCAAAGAAGACGCGATACGTGCCATCGAAGCTAAACTCAATGTTTTGGAGAAGCGAACTCTAGATGAAGAGATCGAAATGACTAATAACTCATCAACCTGCCAAACGCCCATTATTCAGAAATACCAATTCAATAAGAATAATGATGGTAGCAGCAGCACGCGAGGTGGTTTTGGCACACGAATGCAGTTTGTCAAGCATCGAGGATCCTCTAGACCGTATAACAGAAATAGTCGCCCTAAACGGCGGTAA
- the LOC129918725 gene encoding probable 28S ribosomal protein S25, mitochondrial has protein sequence MPFMKGAAPVRRTMKFLNAGKLVLKDKVKIFSVNYNTQGDHHAGARDFVFWNIPQVQFKNPNVQVVTFKNLTPSPFIRCYFQDGRDILIDIDSRNREQILDHLIKVIGKSQETLVAEARLVEKKDNPANFGVGCDRHCICEIPGQVPCPGTIPVPEHMRGKHIFQSK, from the exons ATGCCTTTCATGAAAGGTGCTGCTCCTGTCCGTAGGACAATGAAATTTCTAAATGCTGGCAAACTTGTTTTAAAGGATAAAGTTAAGATTTTCAGTGTCAATTATAACACACAGGGCGATCATCATGCTGGAGCtag AGATTTTGTTTTCTGGAACATCCCTCAAGTGCAATTCAAAAATCCCAACGTTCAAGTGGtcacattcaaaaatttaactcCCTCTCCATTTATTCGGTGTTATTTCCAAGACGGCAGAGATATCCTCATTGACATTGATAGCAGAAATCGTGAACAAATTTTGGATCACCTTATTAAAGTTATTGGCAAATCACA GGAAACACTTGTCGCTGAAGCTCGACTTGTCGAAAAGAAAGACAATCCGGCTAACTTTGGTGTTGGTTGCGATAGACATTGTATCTGCGAAATACCCGGACAAGTTCCATGCCCAGGAACAATTCCAGTACCTGAACATATGCGTGGCAAGCATATATTCCAATCGAAGTAG
- the LOC129919833 gene encoding probable RNA-binding protein 18 isoform X1 encodes MGTEAQDDRRIWVGNLDTRLTEFQLLKIVQKCGQIEKFDMLFHKNGPLVGQSRGYAFVTFKSADSSVKALHKLNGQYIGKKPLAVRLAKNLNYDELEKPKPRIEIPALGTRPVDSTISKEDAIRAIEAKLNVLEKRTLDEEIEMTNNSSTCQTPIIQKYQFNKNNDGSSSTRGGFGTRMQFVKHRGSSRPYNRNSRPKRR; translated from the exons ATGGGCACCGAG GCACAAGATGATCGTCGTATATGGGTTGGCAATTTGGATACTCGTCTCACCGAGT TTCAACTTCTTAAAATTGTGCAAAAATGCGGTCAAATTGAAAAGTTCGATATGCTCTTCCATAAGAATGGCCCGCTTGTTGGCCAATCTCGAGGATATGCCTTTGTAACATTTAAATCG GCTGACTCAAGTGTAAAAGCACTCCATAAACTAAATGGACAGTACATTGGAAAGAAACCACTTGCAGTGCGATTAGCCAAAAATCTCAATTAT GATGAATTAgaaaagccaaaaccacgaatagAAATTCCCGCTTTAGGTACCCGCCCTGTGGATTCGACAATTAGCAAAGAAGACGCGATACGTGCCATCGAAGCTAAACTCAATGTTTTGGAGAAGCGAACTCTAGATGAAGAGATCGAAATGACTAATAACTCATCAACCTGCCAAACGCCCATTATTCAGAAATACCAATTCAATAAGAATAATGATGGTAGCAGCAGCACGCGAGGTGGTTTTGGCACACGAATGCAGTTTGTCAAGCATCGAGGATCCTCTAGACCGTATAACAGAAATAGTCGCCCTAAACGGCGGTAA